The following coding sequences are from one Achromobacter sp. B7 window:
- a CDS encoding ribonuclease activity regulator RraA, giving the protein MTIAPQPLDARVVTALSRITTATLTTVLLKKGLRNVWVRGARPLAPGATRIVGRAFTLRFVPAREDLATPASWASPISTRVAIEDMPEGCIAVVDAMGVTDAGIFGDILCARMHKRGVAALVTDGVVRDLEGVEGTGLPVWCAGAAAPPSVAGLTFVGWQEPVGCGGVAVFPNDVIVLDRDGAVLIPAALLDEVVDIAIEQERLEGWIMQQVEAGEKLPGLYPPNQENQAKYQAWREQQGGK; this is encoded by the coding sequence ATGACGATTGCCCCTCAGCCCTTGGACGCGCGCGTCGTCACGGCCCTGTCGCGCATCACGACGGCCACGCTGACTACCGTGCTGTTGAAGAAAGGCCTGCGCAACGTATGGGTGCGCGGTGCGCGGCCGCTGGCGCCGGGCGCCACCCGTATCGTGGGACGCGCCTTCACGCTGCGCTTTGTGCCCGCGCGCGAAGACCTGGCGACCCCGGCATCGTGGGCCTCGCCCATTTCGACGCGCGTCGCCATTGAAGATATGCCCGAAGGTTGCATCGCCGTGGTCGATGCCATGGGGGTCACGGACGCCGGCATTTTTGGCGATATCCTGTGCGCCCGCATGCACAAGCGCGGCGTGGCGGCCTTGGTGACGGACGGCGTGGTGCGCGACCTGGAAGGCGTTGAAGGCACCGGGCTGCCGGTCTGGTGCGCCGGCGCGGCGGCGCCGCCTTCGGTGGCAGGGCTGACGTTTGTCGGCTGGCAGGAACCGGTGGGCTGCGGCGGCGTGGCGGTGTTTCCCAACGACGTCATCGTGCTGGACCGCGACGGCGCGGTGCTGATCCCGGCCGCGTTGCTGGACGAGGTGGTCGACATAGCCATCGAGCAGGAACGGCTGGAAGGCTGGATCATGCAGCAGGTCGAGGCGGGCGAAAAGTTGCCCGGCCTGTATCCGCCCAATCAAGAAAACCAGGCGAAGTACCAGGCCTGGCGGGAGCAGCAGGGCGGCAAGTAG
- a CDS encoding endonuclease/exonuclease/phosphatase family protein, which yields MPAPTDESRRSLTVLTVNTHKGFTSFNRRFMLHDLREALRLAAPDVVFLQEVLGEHQVHAERHQEAWPALSQYEFLADTLWSDYAYGRNAVYPAGHHGNAILSRYPIERYENHDVSVDGHEGRGLLHCVLRVPGDAPVHAICVHLGLLEKHRGQQMNRLCELVARDVPEGEPLLIAGDFNDWRGKANRQMAGCGTEEVFTSRLGRPARTFPARWPLLRLDRIYVRNVRDWRPMPLASRVWSRLSDHVPLSAEIAL from the coding sequence ATGCCCGCCCCGACCGACGAATCCCGCCGGAGCCTGACGGTCCTGACCGTCAATACCCATAAAGGATTCACCAGTTTCAACCGGCGTTTCATGCTGCACGACCTGCGCGAGGCCTTACGCCTGGCCGCGCCCGATGTGGTGTTCTTGCAGGAAGTCCTGGGCGAACACCAGGTGCACGCCGAGCGGCACCAAGAGGCCTGGCCGGCGTTGTCCCAGTACGAATTCCTGGCCGACACGCTGTGGTCGGACTACGCCTACGGCCGCAACGCCGTCTACCCGGCCGGCCACCATGGCAACGCGATCCTGTCGCGCTACCCCATCGAGCGCTACGAGAATCATGACGTCAGCGTGGACGGCCATGAAGGCCGTGGCCTGCTGCACTGCGTGCTGCGCGTGCCGGGCGATGCGCCGGTGCACGCCATCTGCGTACACCTGGGCCTGCTGGAAAAGCATCGCGGCCAGCAGATGAACCGCCTGTGCGAACTGGTGGCGCGCGACGTGCCCGAAGGCGAACCGCTGTTGATCGCCGGCGACTTCAACGATTGGCGCGGCAAGGCGAACCGGCAGATGGCCGGCTGCGGCACCGAGGAAGTGTTCACCAGCCGCCTGGGCCGCCCGGCCCGCACCTTTCCCGCGCGTTGGCCGCTGCTGCGGCTTGACCGCATCTATGTTCGAAATGTGCGCGACTGGCGGCCGATGCCGCTGGCCTCGCGCGTGTGGTCGCGCCTGTCCGACCACGTACCCCTATCCGCGGAGATTGCGTTATGA
- the clsB gene encoding cardiolipin synthase ClsB — protein sequence MSAGELGWREGNRYTLLENGEAYFPAAFEAIDAAQREVLVETFILFEDKVGRQLQQTLIAAAKRGVSVDLLVDGYGSDVLTPEFIGEMTEAGVRLHIFDPRPRLLGIRTNVFRRMHRKIVAIDGVCAMIGGINFSADHLADFGPEAKQDYAVRIDGPLAADIADYARSALNRKRPRRWRRAAAASVPEGDGGGRLVVRDNDGHTTDIERYYRAGLRAAKRDVLIANAYFFPGYHLLRDLTKAARRGVRVRLLLQGEPDMLVARLAATMLYDYLKNAGVEIYEYCKRPLHGKVACVDDDWSTVGSSNLDPLSLALNLEANVVVRDRSLNAALRESLDRLIAQDCKPVPSGPKSTRALRRFWVGVVVFHFLRRFPAWAGSLPAHKPRLQTIKPPTPDEGETA from the coding sequence ATGAGTGCCGGTGAACTGGGATGGCGGGAAGGCAACCGCTACACCTTGCTGGAAAACGGCGAGGCTTATTTTCCGGCCGCGTTCGAGGCCATCGACGCCGCCCAGCGCGAAGTCCTGGTCGAAACCTTCATCTTGTTTGAAGACAAGGTGGGGCGGCAATTGCAGCAGACCCTGATCGCGGCTGCCAAGCGCGGCGTCAGCGTGGACCTGCTGGTGGACGGCTATGGCTCCGATGTGCTGACGCCCGAATTCATCGGCGAAATGACCGAAGCCGGGGTACGGCTGCATATCTTCGACCCGCGCCCTCGCCTGCTGGGCATCCGCACCAACGTGTTCCGTCGCATGCACCGCAAGATCGTGGCGATCGATGGCGTGTGCGCGATGATCGGGGGCATTAACTTTTCGGCGGACCACCTGGCCGACTTCGGCCCCGAGGCCAAGCAGGACTATGCCGTGCGCATCGACGGGCCCCTGGCGGCGGACATTGCCGATTACGCCCGCTCGGCGCTGAACCGCAAGCGGCCGCGCCGCTGGCGCCGCGCGGCCGCGGCGTCGGTGCCCGAGGGCGACGGCGGCGGCCGCCTGGTGGTGCGCGACAACGACGGCCACACCACCGACATCGAACGCTACTACCGCGCCGGCCTGCGCGCCGCCAAGCGCGACGTGCTGATTGCCAACGCCTACTTCTTTCCCGGCTACCACCTGCTGCGCGACCTGACCAAGGCCGCGCGCCGTGGCGTGCGCGTGCGCCTGCTGCTGCAAGGCGAACCCGACATGCTGGTGGCGCGGCTGGCGGCGACCATGCTGTACGACTACCTGAAGAACGCGGGCGTTGAAATCTACGAATATTGCAAGCGCCCGCTGCATGGCAAGGTGGCCTGCGTGGACGACGACTGGTCCACCGTGGGCTCCAGCAACCTGGACCCGCTAAGCCTGGCCTTGAACCTGGAAGCCAATGTCGTGGTGCGCGACCGCTCGCTGAACGCCGCGCTGCGCGAAAGCCTGGACCGCCTGATCGCCCAGGACTGCAAGCCCGTGCCCAGCGGCCCCAAGTCCACCCGGGCGCTGCGCCGCTTCTGGGTGGGCGTGGTGGTGTTTCACTTCTTGCGGCGCTTTCCGGCGTGGGCGGGTTCGCTGCCGGCCCACAAGCCGCGCCTGCAAACCATCAAGCCGCCCACCCCCGACGAAGGTGAGACCGCATGA
- a CDS encoding lysylphosphatidylglycerol synthase domain-containing protein: MRVYRTTFMRTLRHRWPRIKKVLPWLILAVVAALLFYFGRSVDWPQVWQAMRRIPRDAILMASGLVVLGYLSYAALDLLGKRYTGHKLGWPTVLGVAMVSYALNLSLGVLVGGLGARLRLYARLGCRKAVATRVAVFSAASNWIGYAWVAGAVFVSGALPVPQGWDVGSGVLRLLGAVMLVGAAAYVWACARARRRSATWMGQRVTLPRARMAIMQCVFAGLSWMFMGAVAYVLLQGKAPYPVVLGILLCSSFAAVLTRVPGGLGTTEAIFVAVLAPGLPYSEVLGAALAYRACYALAPMCLALAAFPLFEARIAWRKKHAPAGREQDLLHPRP, translated from the coding sequence ATGAGGGTATATCGAACGACATTCATGCGCACCTTGCGCCACCGCTGGCCGCGCATCAAGAAAGTGCTGCCATGGCTGATCCTGGCGGTGGTCGCCGCGCTGCTGTTTTATTTCGGCCGGTCGGTGGACTGGCCGCAAGTGTGGCAGGCCATGCGCCGCATACCGCGCGACGCCATCCTGATGGCCAGCGGCCTGGTCGTGCTGGGCTATCTGAGCTACGCCGCGCTGGACCTGTTGGGCAAGCGCTACACCGGGCACAAACTAGGCTGGCCCACGGTGCTGGGCGTGGCCATGGTCAGCTACGCGCTGAACCTCAGCCTGGGCGTGCTGGTGGGCGGCCTGGGCGCGCGCCTGCGCCTGTACGCGCGGCTGGGCTGCCGCAAGGCGGTAGCCACGCGCGTGGCGGTGTTCTCGGCTGCATCCAACTGGATCGGGTATGCCTGGGTGGCCGGCGCGGTGTTCGTCAGCGGCGCGTTGCCGGTGCCCCAAGGGTGGGACGTGGGCAGCGGCGTGCTGCGCCTGCTGGGCGCGGTGATGCTGGTGGGCGCGGCCGCCTACGTGTGGGCATGCGCCCGCGCGCGGCGCCGGTCGGCCACGTGGATGGGCCAGCGCGTGACGCTGCCACGCGCGCGCATGGCGATCATGCAATGCGTGTTCGCCGGGCTGTCATGGATGTTCATGGGCGCCGTCGCCTATGTGCTGTTGCAGGGCAAGGCGCCCTACCCCGTCGTGCTGGGCATCTTGCTGTGTTCCAGTTTCGCCGCGGTGCTGACCCGGGTGCCGGGTGGGCTGGGCACCACCGAAGCCATCTTCGTGGCGGTGCTGGCGCCCGGGCTGCCGTATTCCGAAGTGCTGGGCGCGGCGCTGGCTTACCGCGCCTGCTACGCACTGGCGCCGATGTGCCTGGCGCTGGCCGCCTTTCCCTTGTTCGAAGCGCGCATCGCGTGGCGCAAGAAGCATGCGCCGGCCGGCCGGGAACAAGACTTGCTGCACCCCCGACCATGA
- a CDS encoding DUF3182 family protein: MKKNPPLIASDLVVAYPRRATASEHEIASQEAMAARLAALLGRRFDPHFRPTRHRDEPPPYYVPDRTIIGAIRAARLGITRPADLYGGVAPHSFVAGKAITHGLVTAQARAPKAWVHELGDALRDVVLNGYTAFTVADAEAAGLQLLRQGPLRLKPVDATAGRGQVVVRNADELRAALAEQGPLVMRRLGLVLEEDLQDVSTYSVGWARVGKMEISYVGTQSLTPDNQGIPVYGGSVLRVARGGFDDLRALDLNEHERQAVALACQYDTAVSTAYPQLLASRRNYDVAFGQSPSGQPRAGVLEQSWRAGGASLAELAAMQAFALSPSLMSVRAATRERYGEQEPRPIPQHLVYHGVDSAVGHISKWAGVLEEDADGGA, encoded by the coding sequence ATGAAGAAAAATCCGCCCCTGATAGCGTCCGATCTGGTGGTGGCGTACCCGCGCCGCGCCACTGCGTCCGAACACGAGATTGCTTCACAAGAGGCCATGGCCGCCCGCCTGGCGGCCTTGCTGGGCAGGCGTTTCGACCCCCACTTCCGGCCCACCCGGCACCGCGACGAGCCGCCTCCGTACTACGTGCCCGACCGCACCATCATCGGCGCGATACGCGCGGCGCGCCTGGGCATTACGCGCCCTGCCGACCTGTACGGCGGCGTGGCTCCGCATTCGTTCGTAGCGGGCAAGGCCATCACCCACGGCCTGGTCACCGCCCAGGCCCGTGCCCCCAAAGCCTGGGTGCACGAGCTGGGCGACGCCCTGCGCGACGTGGTGTTGAACGGCTACACCGCGTTCACCGTAGCCGATGCCGAAGCCGCGGGCTTGCAGCTGCTGCGCCAGGGGCCGCTACGCCTTAAACCCGTCGATGCCACGGCGGGGCGCGGCCAGGTGGTCGTGCGCAACGCCGACGAACTGCGCGCGGCGCTGGCCGAGCAAGGGCCGCTTGTCATGCGCCGGCTGGGGCTGGTGCTGGAAGAAGACCTGCAAGACGTGTCCACCTACAGCGTGGGCTGGGCGCGCGTGGGCAAGATGGAAATTTCGTACGTGGGCACGCAGTCGCTCACGCCCGACAACCAGGGCATACCGGTCTACGGCGGCTCGGTGCTGCGCGTGGCGCGCGGCGGGTTCGACGACCTGCGCGCGCTGGACCTGAACGAACACGAGCGCCAAGCCGTGGCCCTGGCCTGCCAGTACGACACCGCCGTGTCTACCGCCTACCCGCAATTGCTGGCGTCGCGTCGCAACTACGACGTGGCGTTTGGGCAAAGCCCGTCCGGGCAGCCACGCGCGGGCGTGCTGGAACAATCCTGGCGCGCAGGTGGCGCCAGCCTGGCCGAACTGGCGGCCATGCAGGCGTTTGCGTTGTCGCCGTCGCTGATGTCGGTGCGCGCCGCCACCCGCGAGCGTTATGGCGAACAAGAACCTCGCCCCATCCCGCAGCACCTGGTGTATCACGGCGTGGATTCGGCCGTGGGCCACATCAGCAAGTGGGCGGGCGTGTTGGAGGAGGACGCCGATGGCGGCGCATAG
- a CDS encoding S9 family peptidase, with product MAAHSDPIALSVDGQQLDGTFLTPEDKVPGVLFIHGWGGSQQFDLARAKGIAALGCVCLTFDLRGHAATREQQLQVTREDNLRDVMAAYDRLASHPSLDSGSVAVVGSSYGGYLAALLSGLRRVRWLALHVPALYRDEEWLLPKNQLNRETLRAYRNSYVAPESNRALKACTEFAGDVLIVEAEHDTFIPHSTIMSYRSAFRRSHSLTHRIIDGADHALTEKSAQRAYTAILVNWVTEMVTGARMGDPRPVP from the coding sequence ATGGCGGCGCATAGTGATCCCATCGCCTTGTCGGTCGACGGGCAGCAACTGGACGGCACGTTTCTGACACCGGAAGACAAGGTGCCGGGCGTGTTGTTCATCCACGGTTGGGGCGGCAGCCAGCAGTTTGACCTGGCGCGCGCCAAGGGCATCGCCGCGCTGGGTTGCGTCTGCCTGACGTTCGACCTGCGCGGCCATGCCGCCACGCGTGAACAGCAGCTGCAAGTGACGCGCGAGGATAATCTGCGCGACGTCATGGCGGCGTACGATCGGCTGGCGTCGCACCCGTCTCTGGATTCGGGGTCGGTGGCGGTGGTGGGCAGCAGCTATGGCGGCTACCTGGCGGCGCTGCTCAGCGGCCTGCGCCGCGTGCGCTGGCTGGCGCTGCACGTGCCGGCGCTGTATCGCGACGAAGAATGGCTGCTGCCAAAAAACCAGTTGAACCGGGAAACGCTGCGCGCCTATCGCAATAGCTATGTCGCGCCCGAATCGAACCGGGCGCTGAAGGCCTGCACCGAATTTGCCGGCGACGTGCTGATCGTCGAAGCCGAACACGACACTTTCATCCCGCACTCCACCATCATGAGTTACCGGTCGGCGTTCCGGCGCTCGCATTCGCTGACGCATCGCATCATCGACGGCGCCGACCACGCGCTGACGGAAAAATCCGCGCAGCGTGCCTACACGGCAATCCTGGTGAACTGGGTTACTGAAATGGTCACCGGCGCGCGGATGGGAGATCCGCGGCCGGTGCCGTGA
- a CDS encoding PRC-barrel domain-containing protein, whose translation MEQHQTNIVGGPKSSPGGPGPEVMAAGTLEGNDVYNSAGEELGSIKDIMIDVPRGRVAYAVLSRGGVLGIGDKLFAIPWAALTLDTDRKCFVLDIDEETLKNAPGFDKDNWPSMADETWARNLHTYYKQDIYW comes from the coding sequence ATGGAACAACATCAAACCAATATCGTCGGCGGCCCCAAGAGCAGCCCTGGCGGCCCCGGCCCCGAAGTCATGGCCGCCGGCACGCTGGAAGGCAATGACGTCTACAACTCGGCCGGCGAAGAGCTGGGGTCCATCAAGGACATCATGATTGACGTGCCGCGTGGTCGGGTCGCTTACGCGGTGCTGTCGCGAGGTGGCGTGCTGGGCATCGGCGACAAGCTGTTTGCCATTCCCTGGGCGGCCTTGACGCTGGATACCGACCGCAAGTGCTTCGTGCTGGACATCGACGAAGAAACCTTGAAGAACGCCCCGGGCTTCGACAAGGACAACTGGCCCAGCATGGCCGACGAAACGTGGGCGCGCAATCTGCACACGTACTACAAGCAGGACATCTACTGGTAA
- a CDS encoding thiamine pyrophosphate-requiring protein: protein MKTVSDFVLARLGEWGVQRVFGYPGDGINGLIGAFGRNSELEFIQARHEEGAAFMACAHAKFTGQVGVCMATSGPGAIHLLNGLYDAKMDHQPVVAIVGQQARSSLGGDYQQEVDLVSLYKDVAHDFVHMVTSPVQARHMIDRAMRIAMERRGVTCLIFPNDVQDLEAVETPPREHGTVHTGIGLTAHAAVAPEAALDNAASILNSGERVAMLVGAGALDAGDEVRAVAERLGAGVAKALLGKAVVPDELPYVTGAIGLLGTQPSWEMMNECDTLLMVGTSFPYAEFLPKEGQARAVQIDLDGRKLSLRYPVEVGLVGDARLTLQALLPKLQPKTSDRWTKSIEKKVARWRETVVSRAMVDAKGVNPQRPFLELSSRLPPRCIVTCDSGSAANWYARDVHLREGMMGSVSGGLASMGCGVPYAVAAKLAHPGRPVVALVGDGAMQMLGINELITIAHRWKDWSDPTLVVLVLNNGDLNLVTWEQRVMGADPRFGDSQWLPHFSYADYGRMLGLEGIRVTDPEEVGPAWDRALSAGRPTVLEVVTDPEVPPMPPHISAKQFKAYMTALRKEDAATGAAALRATIKQWWAS from the coding sequence TTGAAAACCGTTTCCGATTTTGTCCTCGCCCGCCTGGGCGAATGGGGCGTACAGCGCGTGTTCGGATATCCCGGCGATGGGATTAACGGCCTGATTGGCGCGTTTGGAAGAAACAGCGAACTGGAATTCATCCAGGCACGCCACGAGGAAGGGGCCGCGTTCATGGCCTGCGCCCATGCCAAGTTCACCGGGCAGGTGGGGGTGTGCATGGCCACCTCGGGCCCCGGCGCCATCCACCTGCTTAACGGCCTGTACGACGCCAAGATGGACCACCAGCCGGTGGTTGCCATCGTTGGCCAGCAAGCCCGCAGTTCGCTGGGTGGCGATTACCAGCAAGAGGTGGATCTGGTCAGCCTTTACAAGGACGTGGCGCACGACTTCGTGCACATGGTGACCTCGCCCGTGCAGGCGCGGCACATGATCGACCGCGCCATGCGTATCGCCATGGAGCGGCGCGGCGTGACCTGCCTGATCTTTCCCAATGATGTGCAAGACCTGGAAGCCGTGGAAACGCCGCCGCGCGAGCACGGCACCGTGCATACCGGCATTGGCCTGACCGCGCACGCCGCCGTGGCGCCCGAGGCCGCGCTGGATAACGCCGCGTCCATCCTGAACAGCGGCGAACGCGTGGCGATGCTGGTGGGCGCCGGCGCGCTGGACGCGGGCGACGAGGTGCGCGCCGTGGCCGAGCGGCTGGGCGCGGGCGTGGCCAAGGCGTTGCTGGGCAAGGCGGTGGTGCCGGACGAGCTGCCGTACGTGACGGGCGCCATCGGTCTGCTGGGCACGCAGCCCAGCTGGGAAATGATGAACGAATGCGACACCCTGTTGATGGTGGGCACGTCGTTTCCCTATGCCGAATTCCTGCCCAAGGAAGGGCAGGCGCGCGCGGTGCAGATCGACCTGGACGGGCGCAAGCTCAGCCTGCGGTATCCGGTGGAAGTGGGGCTGGTGGGCGATGCCCGCCTGACCTTGCAGGCGCTGTTGCCCAAGCTGCAACCCAAGACGTCGGACCGGTGGACCAAGAGCATTGAAAAGAAGGTGGCCCGGTGGCGCGAAACGGTGGTGTCGCGCGCCATGGTTGACGCCAAGGGCGTGAATCCGCAGCGCCCGTTCCTGGAGCTGTCCAGCCGGCTGCCGCCGCGTTGCATCGTCACCTGCGATTCCGGTTCGGCGGCCAACTGGTACGCCCGTGACGTGCATCTGCGCGAGGGCATGATGGGCTCGGTGTCGGGCGGGCTGGCCAGCATGGGTTGCGGCGTGCCTTACGCGGTGGCCGCCAAGCTGGCCCACCCCGGCCGGCCGGTGGTGGCGCTGGTGGGCGACGGCGCGATGCAGATGCTGGGCATCAATGAACTGATTACCATCGCGCACCGCTGGAAGGACTGGTCCGACCCGACGCTGGTGGTGCTGGTGCTGAACAACGGCGACCTGAACCTGGTGACGTGGGAACAACGCGTCATGGGCGCCGACCCGCGCTTTGGCGATTCGCAATGGCTGCCGCACTTTTCCTATGCGGATTACGGCCGCATGCTGGGGCTGGAGGGCATACGCGTGACGGACCCGGAGGAAGTCGGCCCCGCCTGGGACCGCGCGCTGTCGGCCGGCCGTCCCACGGTGCTGGAGGTGGTGACCGACCCCGAGGTGCCGCCGATGCCGCCGCACATTTCGGCCAAGCAGTTCAAGGCGTACATGACGGCGCTGCGCAAGGAAGACGCCGCCACGGGCGCCGCCGCGCTGCGCGCCACGATCAAGCAGTGGTGGGCCAGCTGA
- the glgA gene encoding glycogen synthase GlgA yields the protein MATTILIVAAEAFPLAKTGGLGDAITGMTRAMIQRGIPATVLLPAYRGAAKQLDGLREVARLEDLPGGDARLLAGVCPTSELSFLLLENDALYDRAGLYVDEDGQEHPDNGLRYAALSHAAVRIARGLPGLARPDVVHAHDWHAALTPMLMREAGIQDVKTVLTIHNMAFQGQFPLEDAAAYGIPPAYRGEHAAVAWNKLNFMKAGIAHADRVTTVSHTYAREILTPAFGCGLDGLLRERASDLIAIPNGIDTALWDPSRDPHLGPLRYTAGDLANKRLCKTVLQREFGLTPDAQATLVVMGSRLTDQKMADVAAEALPRALDAHPEMQVAILGQGDRRLETALKALADRYPQRCATRIGYNEAGAHRLHAGGDVLLHGSRFEPFGLTPLYAMRYGTVPIGSRVGGMADTIEDPGSDSPLTAMAFANGLLFDGDHPDAMAAALARAMHLRQHPMLWRAMQRNAMSTDFSWQRAVGAYEELLQSLTGRAQVQEQAVAEPAPARSADTRQRRTRQARGSMPMPI from the coding sequence ATGGCGACGACAATTCTCATAGTGGCTGCCGAAGCATTCCCGCTCGCAAAGACGGGCGGCTTGGGCGATGCAATCACCGGCATGACGCGGGCGATGATCCAGCGAGGCATCCCCGCCACCGTCCTGCTGCCCGCCTACCGAGGCGCGGCCAAGCAGTTGGACGGCTTGCGCGAAGTGGCGCGGCTGGAAGACCTGCCGGGCGGCGACGCGCGCCTGCTGGCCGGCGTGTGCCCCACGTCCGAGCTGTCTTTCCTGCTGCTTGAGAACGATGCGCTGTACGACCGCGCCGGCCTGTATGTGGATGAGGACGGGCAGGAGCATCCTGACAACGGCCTGCGCTACGCCGCCTTGTCGCACGCCGCCGTGCGTATTGCGCGCGGCCTGCCGGGCCTGGCGCGCCCCGATGTGGTGCACGCGCACGATTGGCACGCAGCCTTGACACCGATGCTGATGCGCGAGGCCGGCATCCAGGACGTAAAAACCGTCTTGACCATCCACAACATGGCTTTCCAAGGCCAGTTCCCGCTAGAGGATGCCGCCGCCTATGGAATCCCGCCCGCCTACCGGGGCGAGCACGCCGCCGTTGCCTGGAACAAGCTGAACTTCATGAAGGCCGGCATCGCCCATGCCGATCGCGTCACCACCGTCAGCCACACCTATGCGCGTGAAATCCTGACGCCGGCATTCGGCTGCGGCCTGGACGGCCTGCTGCGTGAGCGCGCGAGCGACCTGATTGCCATTCCGAACGGCATCGACACCGCCCTGTGGGACCCGTCGCGCGACCCGCATCTGGGCCCGTTGCGCTACACCGCGGGCGATCTGGCCAACAAGCGCCTGTGCAAGACGGTGCTGCAACGCGAATTCGGGCTGACGCCGGATGCGCAAGCCACGCTGGTCGTCATGGGCAGCCGCCTGACCGACCAGAAGATGGCCGACGTCGCGGCCGAAGCCTTGCCGCGCGCCCTGGATGCCCACCCCGAAATGCAGGTGGCCATCCTGGGTCAGGGCGACCGTCGCCTGGAAACCGCCTTGAAGGCGCTGGCCGACCGCTACCCCCAACGTTGCGCCACGCGCATTGGCTACAACGAAGCGGGCGCGCATCGCCTGCACGCCGGTGGCGACGTCCTGCTGCACGGCAGCCGTTTCGAACCCTTCGGCTTGACGCCGCTGTACGCCATGCGTTACGGCACCGTGCCGATCGGCTCGCGCGTGGGCGGCATGGCCGACACCATTGAAGACCCCGGCTCGGATTCGCCCCTGACGGCGATGGCGTTCGCCAACGGCCTGCTGTTCGACGGCGACCACCCCGACGCCATGGCCGCTGCGCTGGCGCGCGCGATGCACTTGCGCCAGCACCCGATGCTGTGGCGGGCCATGCAGCGCAATGCCATGAGCACCGACTTCAGCTGGCAGCGTGCCGTGGGCGCGTACGAAGAATTGCTGCAATCCCTGACCGGCCGCGCGCAAGTTCAAGAGCAAGCGGTTGCGGAACCCGCGCCGGCCCGGTCGGCCGACACTCGCCAGCGGCGGACCCGGCAAGCCCGTGGCTCCATGCCGATGCCCATCTGA